CGCACTTGTTGAGCCATCCTGAGGATGCTTCTAATTCGACCGTTGGGATGGAGTGATATGGGAGGGGCGTACGTAGTAATCGCAGACGTAGTGGAAAGCGAAAGATGATTACGGTCAAGAGATATGGAGTGTCACGTTTAGCGGGGGTGATCGTAATAATATGTGAGGGCCGGCCGGTTGTACTACTTGCAGCGGATGTGCGAGGCCTTGTGCTGCATGTGTTTCATGTACTCGTACAATGTAGGTACGTACGTACGTGTATTGGCACGCTAGATGCCATGTCAAGCAATTGCACTTTAATTCCTAATCTACGGAAGCTAATTTTTACTACTCAACTTGTAAAAACAATGATACGTAGTTGGCACCGAAAATGTCGCGGAAAGAAGGATCTGCTGAAATCATAGATGTCACAATCATATTAGTGCCCGGTTGCAATAAGAAATATTCGAAATGTACAGGCATAGGTTTGAAAGCTTCAAGGTGTAACATAATGAAGAATAGTGGAAATGAAATTGGTGGGGAGCCAAATGCATTAATATCAAGAAGCAAGCCCCATGCTCTAAGTAATGGCGAAGATGCtgaagaaaaaaaaatcgCCTCATGCTAATGCGTCTGCTGTAACGTTAAAATGGATGATTAACATTATCTATGAAGGCCTCTGGTCATCGAAGTGGCCTTGATGGGGGCGTAGTAAATCGGATATAAAGCAACAGCTGGTAAGGCTGGTATTCATATCTAATGTATCTAACAGTATATAACAGTACATGTACAAGTAGATTGTTGCCTCCAAAGAATGGGCACTGTATTTTTAGAGGTATTTTTGTCAATCCATCCCATCATATGGTCATTTGATAGTCGTTCATATCGTGCGTTACCAAGGTTTGGAGCGCCTAGAGAAGGTAATGAGAAGCAACTTGCAGGCTGCCTATAGATATTATAATAGTCAAATGATGCTGGACAACCCGCTGAATCTTGACAGGAGGTTGGCCAGACTCAGACGAGGCGATATGATGATCAATTTTGCATTACAAAAAGAAGGTTCTCCTCGATACTTCCATCTTCGGCTACAAAACATATCATAAGCATCCACATGTGACAAGCCTTGTCGAGTGATGAGCCACTAACCTTCCATTTCCACTCATACTCCTGCTCCTCATCAAGCGCAGGCACTTCAGTCTCTCCATATGCATTCTTTTTCTGAGCTGGTTGCCCGATCTCTTTCAGGgcctcatcttcttcatccttttcttcttgtgCAATTTCCTCGCTATTGGGCCCAACATCGGCTCCATATATGTCGTCCGCAGGATCCCCGCCTACAGAGACGTGACCGTCGGGAGCCGCGACGGACGGAAGGCCTTTACGGAGCCATCTAAGTTTTAGGGTAAAGCGCGGACCAATCTCTTGGAGTTTCGCCGAAGTGGCAGAGGAAAACATATATCTTTTTCGCAGATCAGTAATTGAAAAGATTATCCCCATCGACTAGCTTACCGATGGCGACggaaaaagaggaaatCTCGTTGATTGTGTAAAGTAACTACTTGACGTCCTCGAAATTGCGGCTGAGGTGGGAAAAGGGACCCAAAAAGTCGTCCAACACTATTTCCAAGAAGGGTAGTGAAATTGTTTAGTATGAGCTCGGCTACAGGTAACCAAACATCAGTACTATTTTCCCTAACCAGATGCATCATAAGAGCTCACGGGAATGGGGAGTGGAACGTGCATGTCCCTGCGCGTACGTGAATATGAGCGTCCGATGAGAAATATGAATAGCGAAAAAACTCACGTAAATGTTGGACGAAAGTGTTATGCTGGAAAGCTTGAAATACGCAGTGGGTCCGGAAGGCAGGTTTATCAAGGTGACGGCATCTGAATCTCCGTGAGAAAGACCCAAGACGCAATGCACGAGCTGTTGACTCACTGGGTATTTTATGGTCCTCATTTACAACAATCAAAGCTCCATAACCCCTTTTACTTGCCCATCTGGACACCCTGCCAATTTCAAATCCTTTACCCTTTGGCCTTTTGAAGAATTCCCCACCCGGAAAAACATTTTTCAAGTCATCGCAAAACTGATAAGTTTGTTTGCAAGGAGATGGTGATGTAGTGATTAAGATACGAGGGGGTGGTTGAATAGTCATGTCTCGTCTTGCGGAGgcttcttgatcttcttcatccattTCATCTTCAATTTCCTGATCAGACACTTCACTTGATCCATCCACATCCTCTTGTTGGTCGCTCGACGATCTGAAATCGGCACACTCCTCCTCCCTGTTACTCAAGATCTCGCctgattttttttctccATTGACCAATGCACTGGCTTCTTCCGCCTTCTGAGCCAGGTTTTGTAAAGATGCAGGATTTGCTGTAAGATAAGAACTGGAATCGTACACGCGAGTATTATCGATGGTTACAGGGATATTTTTTGACAAACGCTCGGCGCGGAGAGCAGCACCCGTCACTTTGTCTTTCTCAGCCTTTTTTATCTATAATTGAGGGAATTAGCCAGAGCTTGGCGAAAATACTAGCAGGGAGGATACCTCAAGTCGACGTTGAAGCTTGGCTTGTTCTTTTGCACGTTTCGTTTTGCGATGAACTTCTGAGCGTTTGAATGCGTTCTGGATTTTCTTGTCTTTAGGCATAGTGATTATTGGCTTGAAGAGAGATATTTGGCACACTGAAATATCTTGAATGATTCAGCAAAACGATGAATGCCTTAGCTGTTTGAAACAGATGTATGATTACAGTAGAAATTAACGTCCTCTTGAAATTTAAATTGGGGGGGAAGATAAACGATTGCAAAATTTTTAAGAAGACCTTAATTTATAAACATAGACAGTACGAACACCACTACTCAATACTAATGATTTTACTAATAAAAAGTATTAACATAATTCCTAACTACAATAATAACTGAAATCACACCTCCCGTAAAAAAAGCCTTGATAAAAATAAAGAAAACAAAATAATAAATGTACGATACCACACGTTAATACATTGTGGATCGGTGTATTCGCCTTATTTGTACTGCTATACTCCTGTTACCAGCCCTATCCTCCATTCGACTGTCACACTGTATTCGATCATTTCCTCATCCGTACCCCCAATAGTACGCCAACTGTGCAGCTCGACAAGGAACCCCCTCTCGTTGCTTTGCCATTCAAGCGCGTCTTCCTTCCTACCTTGTTCCTTTCTGGCCAACCCCGATTACCCCTAAATCCCCTCTGCCTGGTAAAATGCCTATCCTTACGGCTCGCGCGCCCTCAGCATCCGGCCTCAACAATACGTCAAACAGGACTCTCTCTCGCGTTACCTCTTTCAAACGCAATtggggagaggaggatgggCCGGAGTCTAGTCAACTGGATTGGAGTCCAAGCCCAGAAGTGTAAGTTTTACAAGATGTGGTGGCCATATCTGACACACTCTCTTTTCCAGCATCCAAAGAAAAGGCAATATACTGTCATCTTCAGGCCTTTTACAGTCCACAACGACATCGCCCAGTCTCCCAGAATCTGCCGCAAAAGAAACTGCATCTGAAAGACGCCGCAGAGCTATCCTTGCTGCATTAAATCAAAACAAAGAGGCCGCATCGGCCTCTGCAGTTTCGGACTGGTGTCCAGTGCAAAAATCATCTACTTCTGCTTCGCCCCAAGACATCCATTATGGTATTTCAGTTCCACCCGTTGCGTCTCACTGCCCCGACCCTTCCATACCCCATGTGCACCAGACACTCCAATCTTGGCCAAAACGACCGCTACCTTGGGAGGGTGACCAGAAGTAAGCCGCTATGTTACGCCACCTTGACTTTTTGCTCATGTGTAGCGCAGGGCTCGCAAGAGGGTTTATACTCAAGCCACTTTGACATCAACGGAAAGCGCTCAGCCAAAATCGACAAGCTCTGCCCTTAACATCAAACAGCGTGTGACTCTTAGCGAAGAGCAGCAGAAGGTTTTGACTCTGGTAGTACAGCAGCAAAAAAACGTGTTCTTCACAGGTAGTGCCGGTATGTATTGTCTCATCACTAACTCATGGAGCTTACAGTTTTAGGTACTGGTAAATCTGTTCTACTACGGGAGATTATCCATGCTTTACGAAATAAATACGCCAGAAACCCAGATGCTGTTGCAGTAACAGCTTCAACAGGAATTGCAGCTTGCAACATTGGCGGAGTGACCTTACATTCATTTGGTGGCGTTGGGCTTGCCACAGACGCGCCAGAAGTGCTTCTCAGGAAACTCAAAATGAACAAAAAAGCATCAGGAAGATGGACGAAAACAAAGGTGTTAATTATCGACGAAGGTGAGCACTGAACTGTCTGATGATGTTACGACTAGTTGACTTTTTCCAGTGTCTATGGTAGATGGTGCTATGTTTGACAAATTTTGTAAACTCGGGCAATTAATTCGCAAGAATAGCAAACCTTGGGGAGGTATACAAATCATTGTGACTGGGGACTTTTTCCAGTTACCCCCCGTGACTAAGAACGGGGGTGTGCCCAAATTTGCTTTCGAGGCGGAGATGTGGGATGAGACAGTCCATCTGTCTGTGAATCTTACGAAGGTATTCCGTCAAAAGGACCAAAGTGAGCTTTTGTGTTCGCTCCTAGTGTAATTTTGCTCACAAACATACAGGATTCGTTGATATGCTCAATGAGATGCGTTTTGGTCGCCTTTCTAATGAATCGGTCATCGCTTTCAAATCTCTTGCACGCCCCCTCAAATTCAATGATGGGATCGAACCTACCGCCCTCTTCCCTAGACGTGAAGACGTTGATCGCGCCAACTTGTCACGCCTCAATCAGCTTGACTCCGTCGGCTTCACTTATCATGCCATTGATGGGGGCAGTGCAGAAGCAAATCAACGCGAAAAACTCCTTTCTAATTTCATGGCGCCTAAAATAATTGAACTCAAGGAGAACGCACAGGTCATGCTAGTCAAAAATCTGGACGAGACCCTTGTAAATGGTTCAATGGGCAAAGTGATTGGATTCACGTACAAGAATATGTTTCAATGCGACGATTTGGGCAGATGGACACCTGACGCTGACCTGAAGGAActggaagaggaggataaGATGAAAAGTTTAGCAGTCAGACAGGCGTTGAGAGATAAATACCAAGCCAAAGGAGCAAACCCCTTACCGGTCGTGCGTTTCAAGGTGCCTGGAGGCGGTACAAGGGATGTTCTGATGGAAATGGATGTCTTTAAGGCGGAACTGCCAAATGGGGAAGTACAGGCGTCGCGATCACAGGTGAGTCTCCGTCCCGGCCGGTCAAACCTGCGTATTCATGGAACTGATTGAATGCAATCATTCAAGTTGCCACTGATCCTTGCGTGGGCCATGTCAATACACAAATCACAGGGACAGACCCTTGATCGTGTGAGAGTCGACCTCGGCAAAGTCTTCGAAAAGGGTCAGGCGTATGTGGCCCTCTCCCGAGCGACATCTCTGGAAGGATTACAGGTTACAGGGTTCACAGCAGAAAAGGTGAGTCGCACAGTACATTCTCCATTGGTTGACTGACAATCAATCGGTAGGTGATGGCCCATAGGAAGGTAACTGTCTGGTCCAGCACTCTCAAGGATTTAAATCTCGTATGATCGATACCTTTCATGTCTGTGTCATGTTGGTGTAATGATTTATTCGTTATCTCTTTCGTGTGGTTACGTTTCTCATCGTAGTTTACATGAGTTTTACGTATACACTGTACTTGGTTCAGTGCAGTGCTGCTGCTCCCTTGCAGCGGAATCCCATGTTATCATTAGTTATGAGACTCGACAGTGTCAAGTGGTTGTGCAAAGCTTCAACTCACGGTCAGTCCGTAATGTAAATAGTAGATCTCTGAAAAAGAGACCGCATAAGTCAGCATCTTATCATGTTGTTCCAGACTACCTATAGCGTCGTGAAACATTCCATTATTGATACAAAACAAAATGATACATTCTACACTgtcttttttttgttttttcAGATATGTATATTCGTGTCAAATTTACTGATCATGTTTTTCCTCTATATCTGCCTTCGCGAAGTCACTTAATCAAATAATTAAAAACAACACTCCATTCCCATCGACAAACTTCCATCGTCTGCAATCCTTTATATCTCCACAGCATAAGGGATATTTTCGCTTATAATTGCTCCCCTCCAATCGTTCCAATCTCTTTCGTCCACTCCTTCATATATTCCTCTGTCTTCTTCAGTCAAATCCCCGCTTGAGATGATTAGGGGCTTGGATGCTTCTCCAGAAGCATCGGGCGACACTGCTCTTGTGATTCCTGTCGCCTTGTTCTGCAGTGACTTGAGCCACAGCCGTAGGGCAAAGTCGCAGTTCGATTCATGATGGACAGAGCGTTGTATCAACTGAGAGAGTAAATCTCCTAGTCGTAGTCTACTTGTCCTATTGGGTTGCGCCTTCGATAAGGACACCATAACACCGTTGCCTCTCCTTGGTATGGTGCGCGAAGATGACGATGCTGTTAGGGTAGGGCTTGCAAGGGCGGACTCTaggagggagatgatgCAATGGTGCAGGGCATGAAGTGAGGACGTCGACCTGGACAGATTTCTTTACGGCCTAGACGATTACTTTGGTGGCAGGCGGAACAATTGGAATGGATGGAGTAGGGGACGAGTATGCCGTCCTGGAGGCAAATCCAAATGAAAGCGCTGTCGAACGATAACGGCGAGTAGTAAGGCATAATTGATAGTCTATTTCATCCGAGAACATTCCAGTGTTCAACCATGAAATTCTTCTTATCATCTTCCATTCCTTCGCGGAGTCTCTCTCGCTGATTTTCCAATATTTTTTGCCATCTT
This DNA window, taken from Cryptococcus gattii WM276 chromosome C, complete sequence, encodes the following:
- a CDS encoding Nucleolar protein, putative; Rpf1p (Similar to TIGR gene model, INSD accession AAW42269.1; involved in the assembly of the large ribosomal subunit, constituent of 66S pre-ribosomal particles), whose translation is MPKDKKIQNAFKRSEVHRKTKRAKEQAKLQRRLEIKKAEKDKVTGAALRAERLSKNIPVTIDNTRVYDSSSYLTANPASLQNLAQKAEEASALVNGEKKSGEILSNREEECADFRSSSDQQEDVDGSSEVSDQEIEDEMDEEDQEASARRDMTIQPPPRILITTSPSPCKQTYQFCDDLKNVFPGGEFFKRPKGKGFEIGRVSRWASKRGYGALIVVNEDHKIPNAVTLINLPSGPTAYFKLSSITLSSNIYGHARSTPHSPELILNNFTTLLGNSVGRLFGSLFPPQPQFRGRQVVTLHNQRDFLFFRRHRYMFSSATSAKLQEIGPRFTLKLRWLRKGLPSVAAPDGHVSVGGDPADDIYGADVGPNSEEIAQEEKDEEDEALKEIGQPAQKKNAYGETEVPALDEEQEYEWKWKPKMEVSRRTFFL
- a CDS encoding DNA repair and recombination protein pif1, mitochondrial precursor, putative (Similar to TIGR gene model, INSD accession AAW42270.1~DNA repair and recombination protein pif1, mitochondrial precursor) yields the protein MPILTARAPSASGLNNTSNRTLSRVTSFKRNWGEEDGPESSQLDWSPSPEVIQRKGNILSSSGLLQSTTTSPSLPESAAKETASERRRRAILAALNQNKEAASASAVSDWCPVQKSSTSASPQDIHYGISVPPVASHCPDPSIPHVHQTLQSWPKRPLPWEGDQKARKRVYTQATLTSTESAQPKSTSSALNIKQRVTLSEEQQKVLTLVVQQQKNVFFTGSAGTGKSVLLREIIHALRNKYARNPDAVAVTASTGIAACNIGGVTLHSFGGVGLATDAPEVLLRKLKMNKKASGRWTKTKVLIIDEVSMVDGAMFDKFCKLGQLIRKNSKPWGGIQIIVTGDFFQLPPVTKNGGVPKFAFEAEMWDETVHLSVNLTKVFRQKDQRFVDMLNEMRFGRLSNESVIAFKSLARPLKFNDGIEPTALFPRREDVDRANLSRLNQLDSVGFTYHAIDGGSAEANQREKLLSNFMAPKIIELKENAQVMLVKNLDETLVNGSMGKVIGFTYKNMFQCDDLGRWTPDADLKELEEEDKMKSLAVRQALRDKYQAKGANPLPVVRFKVPGGGTRDVLMEMDVFKAELPNGEVQASRSQLPLILAWAMSIHKSQGQTLDRVRVDLGKVFEKGQAYVALSRATSLEGLQVTGFTAEKVMAHRKVTVWSSTLKDLNLV